The genomic window CAATATTCATATAAGCATCACCTAAACTTCCATAGCATATAGAAGATATGATTTCATCGTCACTTGAAAAATCACTTAAGTATTCAATAGCAGACTCATTATCGCCTGTACGTAAATAGCTGATTCCAGCGTAATAGTTTGCTAAATTGCCAGCATCTGTAGAACCGTAATCGTCTATAATGTCTAATAACCCTAAGTTATCATTAATACCATTTAATGCTAGATTGAAGGAATCTTTTTCAAAATATTCTACAGCAACAAACAATTCAGTTTGAGCTTCTTCATTAATTGATTGAACATAAAATTTATCGTAGGCAAGATAAAGTGCAATCACTGCAACAACACCAAACACAAATGTAGAGAGTTGTTTTTGATTATTCTCCACCCACTGCTCAGTACGTGTTAGCGTTTCTTCAACAGCTGCAAACTGCTCTTCCGTTTTATTTACCTTCTTTTTAGCCATTTGTTTATAAAATTGAGCCACAAAAATAACTTTTTTTTCCATTTGAAAAACTTTACAGACTATAGCTTATTTTAAGTTAAATTTTAGATAACTTAGTGCTAGTTAAGATACGCTGATGTTTTTAGAAAAATTATCCGTTTTAAATTTCAAAAATCATGCTGAAAGTCGTTTGGATTTGAATCCAAACGTTAATTGTTTTGTTGGTAATAATGGTTCAGGAAAAACTAACTTGCTAGATGCTATTCATTACCTTTCTTTTACAAAGAGTTTTTTTATTAAACAGGATAGTTTCAATATTCTTTACAATCAACCATTTATGTCTATAGAAGGCATTTTTGATAAAGACAATACTAAAGATATAATTCAATGTGCTGTAAAATCAGGTTCAAAGAAGGTTATAAGAAAGAATAAAAAAAATTATGACAAACTCTCTGAACACATTGGATTGTACCCATTAGTGATGGTGTCGCCAACGGATAGCGAACTTCTTCTTGGTGGCAGTGATGTCAGAAGAAAATACATGGATAGTGTCATTTCTCAGTTTGATAAAGAGTATCTAATCTCGGTTATTCACTACAATAAACTCATTGCCCAAAGAAATGCATTACTAAAAACAATT from Flavobacteriales bacterium includes these protein-coding regions:
- a CDS encoding tetratricopeptide repeat protein — encoded protein: MEKKVIFVAQFYKQMAKKKVNKTEEQFAAVEETLTRTEQWVENNQKQLSTFVFGVVAVIALYLAYDKFYVQSINEEAQTELFVAVEYFEKDSFNLALNGINDNLGLLDIIDDYGSTDAGNLANYYAGISYLRTGDNESAIEYLSDFSSDDEIISSICYGSLGDAYMNIDEVDEAINYWTKAAFNSENEFTAPIYLKRAAMALEQEEKFSKAVEYYTLIKTKYSTSDEARDIEKYINRAELRK